From Drosophila suzukii chromosome 2R, CBGP_Dsuzu_IsoJpt1.0, whole genome shotgun sequence, a single genomic window includes:
- the LOC108017864 gene encoding uncharacterized protein, giving the protein MESVAVLENGGAVPAKDPGLFTSHCVHLEAGPSQFTVRALKMQGSTLLIVNPKESEVFEELAVAMPSRNSASSEAMSSTILGGHGQTDSSVLAAKLSKRYSRQFYVSLNLKLDRLVGPLFEKSLVTYMHDHLEHFA; this is encoded by the coding sequence ATGGAGTCCGTAGCTGTCTTGGAAAACGGAGGAGCTGTGCCGGCGAAGGACCCCGGTCTTTTCACCTCACATTGCGTCCACTTGGAGGCGGGACCCTCGCAATTCACCGTGCGCGCCTTGAAAATGCAGGGCAGCACCCTGCTCATTGTGAATCCTAAGGAGTCTGAGGTCTTCGAGGAGCTAGCGGTGGCCATGCCCTCGCGTAATTCCGCCAGCAGCGAGGCCATGTCCTCCACCATCCTGGGCGGACATGGGCAGACCGACTCCTCGGTGCTGGCCGCCAAACTGAGCAAACGATACAGCCGGCAGTTCTATGTGAGCCTCAATCTCAAGCTGGATCGACTGGTGGGCCCTCTGTTCGAGAAGTCGCTAGTCACCTACATGCACGACCATCTGGAGCACTTCGCCTGA
- the SCCRO3 gene encoding DCN1-like protein 3, with the protein MGNCLKCFQSAAEQSMPTNASSPNSHNSNSNACQTTTSLANCYESVGTNPNANERCALETDELLSSRTPLKPAKANNCDTKRNSFKSLGLLNGSAPTMSDIITTAVKESMEVSHQTLNQLFDVYKDPDDEDMILTDGIERLCNDLNYQPDEFAILVLAWCLDASQMCRFTKAEFIEGLHKMRADTISSIRVRLEQTIEMLKADAEMFKQLYRFTFRFGLEPDQRVLSLEMAIDLWKLVFTVQTPDLFSNWIHFLEKHPNIRRIPKDTWNMYLNFTEQCDIQNYDDTEAWPSLFDDFVDYEKNRALVSSGIHDDDNNNDDPLQSHVKAEDPGLVS; encoded by the exons GATGCCAACGAACGCCTCGTCCCCCAATTCACACAATTCCAACTCCAACGCCTGTCAGACGACCACCAGCCTTGCAAATTGCTACGAATCGGTGGGCACTAATCCCAATGCCAACGAGCGCTGCGCCCTAG AAACCGATGAACTGCTCTCCAGCCGAACTCCACTCAAGCCAGCAAAAGCAAACAATTGTGATACTAAGCGTAATAGTTTTAAGTCTTTAGGTTTGCTTAATGGCAGTGCGCCCACCATGAGCGATATCATAACAACTG CCGTCAAGGAATCCATGGAGGTGTCGCACCAGACGCTGAACCAACTGTTTGATGTGTACAAAGATCCGGACGACGAGGACATGATCCTGACGGACGGCATCGAGCGACTGTGCAATGACCTCAACTATCAGCCCGATGAGTTCGCCATACTCGTCCTGGCCTGGTGCCTGGATGCCTCGCAGATGTGCCGCTTCACCAAGGCGGAGTTCATCGAGGGTCTGCACAAGATGCGGGCGGACACAATATCCAGCATCCGGGTGCGACTGGAGCAGACGATCGAGATGCTCAAGGCGGACGCCGAGATGTTTAAGCAGTTATACCGCTTCACCTTCCG CTTTGGTTTGGAGCCCGATCAGCGCGTCCTCTCCCTCGAGATGGCCATCGACCTGTGGAAACTTGTGTTCACTGTACAAACACCTGATCTCTTCTCCAACTGGATACACTTCCTCGAAAAGCACCCGAATATACGCCGCATACCGAAGGATACATGGAACATGTACCTCAACTTTACGGAACAATGTGATATACAAAATTACGACGACACCGAAGCGTGGCCAAGTCTCTTCGACGACTTCGTGGACTACGAGAAGAACCGGGCCCTGGTGTCGTCGGGCATCCACGACGatgacaacaacaacgacgaTCCCCTGCAGAGCCACGTGAAAGCCGAGGATCCGGGTCTCGTGTCATAG
- the LOC108018207 gene encoding uncharacterized protein — MPCESCGVEFTVFRRKRACFDCKRYYCANCIASRRCQRCSVFAQRPLLKTDLLKLKPKDLIFYLQSKHISTEGCLEKEELVGLVLTHVAQVDRGRGSNASSNSPGRGQANPIDSIKQSCQNFFSNLSDNISDSLASFDSKVAAKPPESRQPEAPSHIFEQPRVSTREIPTYASAVNGGPQRVHVHQGAATTTNGGSQSSSSPSTSTQASNNRDASSSSQAQAARQEEEEEAHSKSDCECSDDEIMATFSERVSLSLKTDTSARVVKVPAAPSPAGHVAGDGGPSGTTAASPGCSKPGSSSSKADASSQSSFEELGAIGGISDESKATTDTNSSHLDQWQVLEVNRIEAVEETPTTSAAEEILEVTLRSRPAVEGEEGQLGESTQTLNIEQRPANPSPAFHPAVPQRSKKVTRRRSDGYLNRRYHSSDDESPVAPGGTGLSLGLSTLSEQPEHGLHAHSHRQSCHRCGKNKTNIRRHVEKMRRHLENSQMSEEDIKRELQEFLTYLEQRTKSVEVSDADSHAVSPLSVDAISVAAGGRSPDMPITPTIEFSPTQDDDIRWDDDEGIHVYPAPSDFEPTSGIDSRFVNLEDFEDLKDLESLTVKQLKEVLMLHRVDYKGCCEKQELLDRVSRLWKTMRETPAVEKLPTDELCKICMDAPIECVFLECGHMATCTSCGKVLNECPICRQYIVRVVRFFRA, encoded by the exons ATGCCCTGTGAAAGTTGCGGCGTGGAATTCACGGTGTTTCGTCGCAAGCGCGCTTGCTTCGATTGCAA ACGCTACTACTGTGCCAACTGCATTGCGTCCAGGCGCTGCCAACGGTGCTCTGTTTTCGCCCAGCGGCCTCTGCTAAAGACAGATCTGTTAAAGCTCAAGCCCAAGGACCTGATTTTCTATCTGCAGTCCAAGCACATCTCCACAGAAGGCTGTCTAG AGAAAGAGGAGCTGGTGGGCCTCGTTCTCACCCATGTCGCCCAGGTGGACAGGGGCCGTGGCTCGAACGCCTCCTCCAACAGCCCGGGTCGTGGCCAGGCCAACCCCATCGACAGCATTAAACAGTCGTGCCAAAACTTCTTCTCCAACCTGAGCGACAACATAAGTGATTCGCTAGCCTCGTTCGATTCCAAAGTCGCTGCAAAGCCTCCGGAGAGCAGGCAGCCAGAGGCGCCCTCCCACATCTTCGAGCAGCCGAGGGTCTCCACTCGCGAGATTCCCACTTACGCCAGTGCCGTTAATGGCGGGCCACAACGCGTCCATGTGCATCAAGGGGCAGCCACCACCACCAATGGGGGCAGCCAGAGCAGCAGCAGTCCTTCAACTTCCACGCAGGCATCGAATAATCGCGATGCCAGCAGTAGCAGCCAGGCCCAGGCGGCCCgccaggaggaggaggaggaggcgcaCAGCAAGTCCGACTGCGAGTGTTCAGACGATGAGATTATGGCCACGTTCAGTGAGCGCGTGTCCTTGTCGCTCAAAACCGACACCAGTGCTCGGGTGGTCAAAGTACCCGCAGCGCCCAGTCCCGCTGGTCATGTGGCTGGAGACGGTGGACCTTCCGGCACCACAGCTGCTAGTCCGGGCTGCTCTAAGCCGGGCTCGAGCAGCTCCAAAGCGGATGCCTCCTCGCAGTCAAGCTTTGAGGAGCTGGGCGCCATCGGTGGCATCTCTGACGAGAGCAAGGCCACCACGGACACAAACAGCAGTCACCTGGATCAATGGCAGGTGCTTGAAGTGAACCGGATCGAGGCGGTGGAGGAGACGCCGACCACGAGTGCCGCCGAGGAGATCTTGGAGGTTACGTTGCGCAGCAGACCAGCGGTGGAGGGCGAGGAAGGCCAGTTGGGCGAGAGCACTCAAACCCTGAACATAGAGCAGCGCCCTGCCAACCCTAGTCCAGCGTTCCATCCCGCCGTGCCGCAGCGCTCAAAGAAGGTGACCCGCCGACGCTCTGATGGTTACTTGAATCGTCGCTACCATTCTAGCGATGACGAGTCCCCGGTGGCGCCAGGCGGAACTGGTCTCAGTTTGGGGCTCTCGACCCTTAGCGAACAGCCGGAGCACGGTCTACATGCGCACTCTCATCGCCAGAGCTGCCACCGCTGCGGTAAAAACAAGACAAACATCCGTCGCCATGTGGAGAAAATGCGACGCCATCTGGAGAACTCGCAGATGTCCGAAGAGGACATCAAACGGGAGCTGCAGGAGTTCCTCACGTACCTGGAGCAGCGCACCAAGTCAGTGGAGGTCTCCGACGCCGACAGTCATGCGGTGTCCCCTCTTAGCGTGGATGCGATCAGCGTGGCTGCTGGCGGAAGATCCCCGGACATGCCCATCACGCCGACAATCGAGTTCTCGCCCACGCAGGATGATGATATCCGTTGGGACGACGACGAGGGGATCCACGTGTATCCGGCACCGTCGGACTTTGAGCCGACCTCTGGCATTGACTCGCGTTTCGTCAATTTGGAAGACTTTGAGGATTT AAAAGACTTGGAGAGTTTGACGGTGAAGCAGTTGAAGGAGGTGCTCATGCTGCACCGCGTCGACTACAAAGGCTGTTGTGAGAAGCAGGAGCTGCTCGACCGCGTCAGTAGGCTGTGGAAAACCATGCGTGAGACTCCAG CCGTTGAGAAACTGCCCACGGACGAGCTCTGTAAGATTTGTATGGACGCGCCGATTGAGTGCGTTTTTCTGGAGTGCGGGCACATGGCCACATGCACAAGCTGTGGAAAAGTGCTGAACGAGTGCCCGATTTGCCGACAATACATTGTACGAGTTGTAAGATTTTTTAGAGCGTAA
- the sug gene encoding zinc finger protein GLIS2 homolog, protein MDIVQKSIFNSGPARGIYEPPVGYFTPYNTPPYIAGYTDSGSWQADHHLQQPHHQQMQHIRFPTPPITPPRPIAGYGYSQRTQSVIMKAQGQQDDLCRSPVEFQEDSKSCSSGSECGTSSDFVCNWIDCDRVFDTLEALAQHVTQRHAIASLTDGLYYCRWRGCQRSDRGFNARYKMLVHTRTHTKEKPHRCHLCEKSFSRAENLKIHIRSHSGEKPYKCSFEGCQKAYSNSSDRFKHTRTHSMEKPYMCKVPGCQKRYTDPSSLRKHVKTFKHSIHLIASQPLSLPSAPCLLEASSESAFTCLPAVGSVESTCSSSSARYYDDSNNEPSDYSLKPKPDAEFSPSYWLNERQHSYLHSEDFFVKMDVESPLDLRIHRI, encoded by the exons ATGGATATAGTACAAAAGTCAATCTTCAACAGCGGCCCGGCCAGAGGGATATACGAGCCGCCCGTCGGCTACTTCACGCCGTACAACACTCCGCCGTACATCGCTGGCTATACGGACTCGGGCAGCTGGCAGGCGGATCACCACCTTCAGCAGCCCCACCACCAGCAGATGCAGCACATCAGGTTCCCCACGCCGCCCATCACGCCGCCGCGTCCTATCGCCGGATACGGATACAGCCAGCGCACCCAGTCCGTGATCATGAAGGCCCAGGGCCAGCAGGACGACCTCTGCAGGAGTCCCGTGGAGTTCCAGGAGGACAGCAAGTCctgcagcagcggcagcgagTGCGGCACCTCCAGCGATTTCGTGTGCAACTGGATCGATTGCGATAG AGTTTTTGACACATTGGAGGCCCTGGCGCAGCACGTGACACAGCGACATGCGATCGCCTCCCTCACAGACGGACTCTACTACTGCCGCTGGCGGGGATGCCAGCGCAGCGATCGGGGATTCAACGCCCGCTACAAGATGCTCGTCCACACCCGCACCCACACCAAGGAGAAGCCCCACCGCTGCCACCTGTGCGAGAAGTCCTTCTCGCGGGCGGAGAACCTCAAGATCCACATCAGGTCGCACTCCGGCGAGAAGCCGTACAAGTGCAGCTTCGAGGGCTGCCAGAAGGCCTACTCGAACTCCTCGGACCGCTTCAAGCACACCCGCACCCACTCGATGGAGAAGCCGTACATGTGCAAGGTTCCCGGCTGCCAGAAGCGCTACACGGACCCCTCCTCGCTGAGAAAGCACGTGAAGACCTTCAAGCACAGCATTCACCTGATTGCCAGCCAGCCCCTCAGCCTGCCCAGCGCCCCCTGTCTCCTGGAGGCCAGCAGCGAATCCGCCTTCACATGTCTTCCAGCCGTTGGTAGTGTGGAGTCcacctgctcctcctcctccgcccgCTACTACGATGACTCCAACAACGAGCCCAGCGATTACTCGCTGAAGCCCAAGCCGGATGCGGAATTCTCTCCAAGCTACTGGCTCAACGAGAGGCAGCATAGTTACCTCCACAGCGAGGACTTCTTCGTCAAGATGGACGTGGAGTCGCCGCTGGACCTGCGCATCCACAGAATTTGA